The following are encoded together in the Corticium candelabrum chromosome 1, ooCorCand1.1, whole genome shotgun sequence genome:
- the LOC134185807 gene encoding probable serine/threonine-protein kinase DDB_G0271682: protein MCDGDDVDGSTRSHPRIYRLQEVAYNEDKDFVAAGGFGVVYQGRLKRSNEVVALKVFAKLQNSEVADVMREAHIMHCLTDCPYIVHFLGLCIESGYYAIVMEYVEHGDLENMLLFGVNDHSTIKQWSCRVCMALDIAKGMQHLHNLEPPIIHRDLKTANLLVGQNYCCKISDFGLAKKLQESSTETARVVEGTVAFTAPEIFSGIVEKDKEMKVDVYSYAMVLWQLKEMKPLYDNLSYAIIRANVMAGQRPLLSDGYDIETYKKIIVRCWDRRTDCRLDFDEIVTMLEGILKQIYSVCL, encoded by the exons ATGTGCGACGGAGACGACGTCGACGGTTCCACGAGGAGTCATCCCAGGATCTATAGACTGCAGGAAGTCGCTTACAATGAAGACAAGGACTTTGTCGCTGCTGGAGGGTTCGGCGTCGTGTATCAGGGACGTTTGAAGCGTTCTAATGAAGTAGTGGCTCTTAAAGTTTTTGCTAAACTTCAAAACAG TGAAGTGGCGGATGTAATGCGGGAGGCACATATAATGCATTGCCTTACTGATTGCCCCTACATCGTTCATTTCTTGGGATTGTGCATTGAGTCTGGTTATTATGCAATTGTTATGGAATATGTAGAACATGGGGATTTGGAAAATATGTTGCTGTTTGGAGTAAACGACCATTCTACCATTAAGCAATGGAGTTGTCGCGTTTGCATGGCTTTAGACATTGCCAAAGGAATGCAACATTTACATAATCTGGAACCACCAATTATTCACAGAGATTTAAAGACAGCAAATCTGTTAGTGGGCCAGAATTACTGCTGTAAA ATTAGTGATTTTGGACTAGCAAAAAAATTACAAGAAAGTTCAACAGAAACAGCAAGGGTTGTTGAAGGAACAGTGGCATTTACTGCACCTGAAATATTTAGTGGGATTGTAGAGAAGGATAAGGAAATGAAAGTTGATGTTTACTC ATATGCAATGGTTCTTTGGCAACTGAAAGAAATGAAACCACTCTATG ATAACCTTTCTTATGCCATCATACGAGCAAATGTTATGGCTGGTCAGAGACCTCTACTAAGTGATGGTTATGATATTGAGACATACAAAAAGATCATTGTGCGTTGTTGGGATAGACGAACTGATTGCAGGCTAGACTTTGATG AGATTGTAACTATGCTAGAGGGAATCTTGAAGCAAATCtattctgtatgtttgtga